The Triticum aestivum cultivar Chinese Spring chromosome 6D, IWGSC CS RefSeq v2.1, whole genome shotgun sequence genomic sequence CCCTCGCCAGCATCAGCATTGGCGCACGTGCGGCAAAAAAAAAAAACCCGCTCGAGCCGCTGCGCTGCCGCTGCAGCTGCTGACTGGACTGGGCCTGCCCTCCTCACTCGCGCCGCACGCACGCGCACCAGCAGCATATACCGGTGCGCCTTGCCGTTTTCGCCACACCACACCAGACCAGATCATCCGCcctgcgccgccgcggcccgggccCACCCCGCAGCGACCGCCCTCCCTCCCCACGAGTCCGCGCAGATCCGCGATTGGTCGACGTCCCACTCCTCCCTCCCcttcccttcctcctcctcgagccCTCCCCCCGCGTCGACAATTCCCCGTCCCCCAAATCCCAAATCCCCaatcccccgcgccgccgccccgctcgccgtcgTACGGATTCCGCCCCCGCGGCCCCGGCCGGCCCCCAATCGCCGTTTGCCGTGGAGGCGGGGTCCCCTCGCGGCGTCGCTAGCCCTCCCCGCGATTCTAGGGTTTCGGGCGGGGTTGCCCCAATTCGCCGGCCCGGCCCCGTGCCTCGTTCCCGCGGGTGCTTCCGTCCGCCCCGCGCGGGTCCTGATCGCTCGCGGTCGCGCCTGCTCCTCGCTGCCGCTCTGTCCACTGCTGCTGTCTGGTATACAGTGCGCTCCGTATGCTGAAAAATTGGGCTGGGTTTTGTGCCTGATTCAGAGAGGGCTAGGTGGTTAAATTCTCGCTGACCGACCCTCCAGCAGGAAGAAATATTGCAGCTTTTGAAGGGTTTCCGCAGGCCGCGTGTGCCCGCCTCGGGAGGGGCTGCCGCTTCTTTCAGCTTGCTCGGCGCCACGCCACACAGCGCTGGAATGACGTCGCCCGCGCTTGTCTGAGGCGCGGTTGCCAGCGACAATGAATGTGGGGCAGGCGGCGCACCTGTCCGGGCAGATGTCCGGGCAGGGGGCGCAGATGAATCAGGTTGTTGGCGGTGGCAGCGGTGTCGTCGGCGCTGACGGCATGCCCCTGccccagcaccagcaccagcagaTGCAGGATGGCGTGGGCCTTGTTGCCCCGGGGGTCGATCAACAGTTTGCGCTCATGCGCTCCAATATGCGTGACAAGATGTAAGCACTCCACACTGCAAACTTCTTTCAGTGCCTGCTCtaaggaaaggaaaaaaaaacttcTTTCGGTGCTGGGTTATGTATATTTAGTAGGCGCTAGCGCGGGTGTTAATTAATTGTACTGCGTTAATGCGGCCTATCCTTATCAACGTTTATACGGCGAATATGTATTTCGTTCCCAAAATTATAAAGGTGATCACACTTTCTCACGCAACCAAAGTTTATGACTTTCCTTAATTCACAAGAGCCCGCATATAAATCTTGGCACTGGGGCGCAGTTGAATCACCTTCCCGACTAAAATTTTAGGTTCGCCGCCATGGCTGATGGTTCGAATCTGATAGAAAGTAATGGCATGTCTTTTAAGCCTGATACTTGTTCGTAAATTGGCAGATATGAGTATATAGGAAGGAAGCAGACATCTGCTGACTGGAGGCGGAGGCTGCCGGAACTCGCAAAGCGGCTAGAGGAAATCTTGTTTAGAAAATTCCCAAGCAGGGTATATTtctctatttcctttttcttttttacttcTTGTTTGGATCTAGCAAAATTTGATCTCACAGTTCCATCATTTTGGCTGTTTGAGCAGAATGAGTACTACAATATGATGAGGCAACCAGTGGGGCCACAATTGCAGTTTGCTATCAAGACCTTGAGTGCTCAGAACCAACtaaatcaacaaaaccaacaaatGTCAAGGCAGATGGCATCTTCCTCTGGTTATAGCACAATGATTCCAACACCTGGTATCACACAAGGTGCAAGTGGAAATTCTAGAATGTCTTATGGAACAGACAATATGGGTCTTTCCTCATCTGGTGCAGGCATGGTTCCTCAGAATGCCAACATGGGTACCTCGATGCCTGGTATGGATAGATTAACTTAGCTTCTGCTCATATCATTAGGGCTGTGTTGTACCTTAACTTGAAATTCCCTTGTAGCCATGCTGTAGGGTTTCTAGCCTAAGTATCCAATGCCCAGCAGTATATTCGGCAAAATTCAATCTATGTGGTAGAAAAACACCACATCTTTTGGGAGTCTTGCTTAATAGCTTGTATTTAAAAAGAACATCCACAAATAGCTTATATATCCATGACCCAATTGGGGCATTTCTTTCGAGGTCTCTGTTGTTTATAATTGGAAGATTATTTGTGAGAAGCTGAAGCATATGTGGTTGCCTGCCACTGTTTGTTCTCATTTTTTGCTGGTTCATTTTACATGGCTCTACTTATTTTTAATTGCTCCTTACAGGTACAATGTCTAACGGCTACCAGCATCTAACTACCAGTGCCCCACTAAATTCGACCACAAATAGTGTCCCATCTACGATGGGTCCAGTGGGTATTCAGCGACAAGTAACTCATATGATCCCAACTCCTGGATTCAGTAATCAACAAAATGTACCTACTAATTCTGACTATTCAAATGGAACTGGATATTTCAATGGTGAGTCAGCTATGACACCACATATGCAGCAGCAGAAGCAATTTCAAAGCAACCAGAGTAGCCATCAAATACAGCATATTGGGGGACACAGTAATTCTGGAATACATTCAAGCATGCTGGAGAATTCTTCTGCATTTGGTTTATCAGATGGACATGTGAATGGTGGAATGGGATTGCATGGGTCAAACACGCAAATTACAAATAGAAATGCAGCACCAGAAGGATATATGAACATGTCCTCTTTTGGAAGTTCGCCCAGACCTTTGCAGCAACAGTTCAATCAGCATCCAACACAGAGAATATCAAGTATGTGTGCTGACGTGTCCTATCTTTTATTGCCTTATCATCGTGGCTTGTGCCATAATCTTGAAGTCATGTTCATGAAGGGTGTATAACAAAAGCTAGTGATGGGTTTATTATTCGTTTGCAATATGTTCAATTTCTAATTATCCAAGTCATTTGTACAAACTAACTTTGTTAGAGCATTGTTGTTAGGGAACAGCTAAAAAGTAACACAAAGCCTTACTTTAGTTCCTTGCTATTGGAGTCACTGGCTTTATAATTAATGTGTTTGCTAGAGTCCTTGAACCTATGGAGGGTGAAAGTGTTATTGTTTCCACCGTAGTACCAATGATGTGAGTTTCCGTATTGACAGACACACGTGCACAGTCATGCATAGCGAAAATGCAAAATTCATATCGTACCCTCTTTACGATGACAAACTAAATTGTGCCGTTTTTTGTTGTGCAGCATCAGTTGACATGGGTGGTTCAGGAAGTTTCTACGGTACTGGTTCTTCTGCTTTAGCAACAGCAAATAATCAGAACATGGGTGCTGCAAACTTGCAGTCTAGATCAAGAATGAATTCCATGCTGCTTAGCAATCAGCTAAACATGCAATCCATTCAAGGGCAGCCACAGATAAAAACTGAGGTTTTGGATCAGTCAGAAAAACTCAATTTCCAGCCATCTCAGTTGTCTCATGAACAACTACTCCGACAGCAGCTTTCAATGCAGCAACATCAGGTGCAGCCAAGTTCCCAGTTTGTGCAAAACCAATATCATCTCAATCAACAGATACCAAATTCACAGCATCAGCAGGCTATGCTGAGGAGCAATTCCTTTAAACAGTCTCAACTGAATTCCAGCCATTCTATGCAAGTGTCAGAACAGGGAACTTTGCCACACACCGAACTAacatcttcacaagctactgaacctCCTGCACTTCCAAATTTCCAGGGTCAATACCAGCAAAGAAGTGCTCACGATAACGTCAAAGGTGCGCAGGTGTTTGGACATCTTTCTGGATCTCAAAATTTCAGTGCTTCTGGTTCTCACGATTCTCAGCCATTGTTGCACCCTAATCAGCAGCTTGATGTTAGCTCGAATGATGTCAGTTATGTTTTGAAAGGAACACAGACAGAGCAAATGCAGCAGCACCAATGGCGGCCTCAAACAATGGAAAAGGTTCCTATCAGTAGCAATTTATCTCTTGAAAAGCAAATGCAGGATGACTTTTGTCAGAGAGCAATGGCCCAGGACGGAGCACAGCAGCCATTTTCATCTGACTGGCGTGTTTCTGGTTGCACTGTGACCTCAGTTGACCCTGCACTGCCAAAGCTCCCCGCTGGAGGATTGGAACAGCCCACTGGAAATATCAATTACCTCCGTCAGATGAGGTGGTTACTGTTGCTGTTTCATGCAAAAGGATGTTCTTCTCCTCTTGGTAGTTGTAAATTACCTCGTTGTGTTCAGCTGCAGGATTTTGTGAAGCATTTGGACAACTGCCAAAGAAAAGATTGTCCACAGAAGAAGTGCAGTAAGTCAAGAATGTTAATTGAGCATTATAAGACTTGTGTTGATGAGCAGTGTCCTGTATGTAGTAATGTAAAGAAATTTTTGCGCCTCTCAGCTGAACATGCAAGTAAGCAAAAAGTCCCTGAGCCTAGAAAAGTTGCTCAACAGAATATGACTCAAAGAATCATGAATGGGGTAGACAGTGATATAATGGACATTGACCCAGTGTCTGTTGAATCCTTTGATGGTCAGCCATCTGTTCCAAAACGTTTGAAGATGCAGCCCGCGTCACCCAATGTTCCAGAGCATGAAATACTTAGAGCCTCCAATCCTCAGGTGAACCCAGGGTTTGTACTACAGGAATCACATCCCGAGCTGCTTGAGCAGAATAAAAAGACGGCATACATGAAAAGAGAGTTGGATGTAAAGGCTGACATGCGACCTCTGCAGAAGCCCGTAAAGATGGGTTATGGTGCTGATGGAAATGTGCCTACAGCGAGGCACAATGTCATTCCTACTGTTTCAAATGAGATGAAGTCTCATGTCAAGCAAGAAATCTTGCCGGTTGACAAAGGGGCAAGTGAAAATGTTCATGAGGTTAAGAATGAAACAAATGATTCAACAGAGGCCACAGCACTGAAATCAGGAAAACCAAAAATAAAAGGTGTTTCATTGACCGAGTTGTTCACTCCAGAACAAATCAATGCACATATAGAGAGTCTAAGGCTGTGGGTGGGCCAGGTATGTCTTTTACTTAATAAACTGCTTTAACATTGGGTATTTTTTTCCCGGAATTACCAGAACAGTTGTCAAGTAAATATGGAGATGAGTAGAAAGCCTTTAATTTTCATGAAATGTGTAATATGTGCTTTAATGTCCTCATTTACACACGGAAACATCAGAAAGCTTACTGTTTGTTTGTATTTCCAATGGGTGAAAAAATATTTCCCTCCTTCACTTCTGCACATAATGTCTAACTACTACGTAAGCTTGCACAAAAATTACTGCGCTGTCGCTTTACCAAACTTTAATTACTAGAAGTTGAACTATGTCGAACCAAAAGAAAAAAAACCCTTATCTTCATGAGATAAATGTTGCATGTTCTTTTTTGTGTATGTGTGTTTTTGTGCAAGTACTCTTAATCTCATCATGCAGTTGTCATGATGAAAACTTGTACTGTAACCCTAATATGTGTTTTTAGAAGGAACAATTTTACATGTCTTGCCATTTGACAGAGCAAGGCTAAAGCTGAAAAGAATCAACTGCTGGTGTCTTCCGAAAATGAAAATTCATGCCAGCTCTGCAAAGTGGAAAAACTCACTTTTGAACCTCCACCCATATATTGCTCCCCTTGTGGTGCTCGGATAAAGCGAAATGCACCATACTATACTGTTGGTTCTGGTGACACCCGCCACTTTTTCTGTATTCCATGTTACAATGAGTCCCGTGGTGACACCATTGAGGTTGAAGGACAGAATTTTTTGAAGGCCCGATTTGAGAAGAAAAGAAATGATGAGGAAACTGAAGAATGGGTAAGTTCCATACCTCTGTTCTGGTGGTTGTATAACTACAATTTTGGTTATGCTTGATTTGTACTAATCTTTCTGAATGATGTGTTCCACAGTGGGTTCAGTGTGACAAATGTGAATGCTGGCAGCATCAGATATGTGCTCTGTTTAATGGCAGAAGAAATGATGGAGGACAAGCAGAGTATACTTGCCCGAATTGCTATAGTAATGAAGTGAAGTGTGGGCTGCGCATGCCTCTACCACAGAGTGCTGTTCTTGGAGCAAGTGATCTGCCAAGAACTGTTCTTAGCGATCATATAGAAGAGCGGCTTTTTAAACGGCTTAAGTGGGAGAGACAGAGTCGGGCGAATAATTCAAATTGTAGTGTTGATGAGGTTAGTGAAACTAAGTCTTGTTGGAAGTGCATGCGTACTTGAAGTATGTTATATGGGACCTCAACGTACTTTGGTAGTATATTACCTTATGTCACAAAAATATGCTACCTGAAAGTGTTATCTAAGTGCCTACCCACCATGTAAATCCTTAAAAAAATACCATGCAAATAATTGCAGCCTACTATAATGATTGCCcggaaaaacagaaaacaaaatgcCTGTTTAATTTTTTTTTCAGACCCCATTGCAACCTTTTCCATCAACCAGGATGAACTAGCAGTTTATTTAATTAATAGTTTTCCATCAACCTGGTATGTAATGaggtgtgccattttggagaatcgatTAATAGTATGAAATTGCCCATTAATTGCTCGGAAGCTTCAAGTATATATTAAAGGCTTACAtgaaaaatatactccctccgtcccataatataagagcgttttttacactagtgtagtgtcaaaaacgcttttatattatgggacggagggagtaccaaattGTATTTATATTTAAAGTTTCAAATGCGGTCATATAGTGCAAACTTGTTGCTGATTGTTTACGACCCAATGAAAAGCACAGCAACAAAAAAATGGGCTACAAAATGATGGATGGCTTGAAAAATCAACTAGGATTGATCTTTTTGGCAGTTCAGAGACCCGAAGCGTATATGCGCTTTACTTAACTTTTTTACTTGAAGTATGTTCTATATCTTGATAATTTATGTGCTACTTTTTTGGACGATGGCTGGAAAAATCAACAAGGAAGTGGTTTAACTTCACTTCCTGTAATTTGGACTACACCAGATACCATTCATTTTGGCATCATTATGAACTATTTTGATAGAAATGTTCCCTCCATCACTTTTAAAGTCTAACTGTTCCATATTTGTTAGGTCGCCGGAGCAGAAGGTCTTGTGGTCAGAGTTGTTTCATCGGTGGATAAGAAGGTTGAAGTTAAACCACGCTTTTTGGAAATTTTTCAAGAAGATAATTACCCGACAGAGTTCCCTTACAAGTCCAAGGTAGGAAGTTGTACCTAAAGTATAAATTATGCTGACAACAGACTCTGATATCCATGATTCTGTTCCTGTGATTGTTTGGCAGGCTGTTCTTTTGTTCCAGAAAATAGAAGGCGTAGAAGTGTGCTTATTTGGAATGTATGTTCAAGAATTTGGTGCTGACTGCGCTTACCCGAACCAACGTCGAGTTTATTTGTCATACCTGGATTCTGTGAAATACTTCAGACCTGAGATTAAAGCAGCCACTGGAGAGGCCTTGCGTACATTCGTCTACCATGAAATTCTGGTAAGTTGCTGTATGCTGAATTTTAATCACAGTTGTGAATATTTTCTCTTGCCAGTCTGGTCAGAAAATTCCCGTATGAAACTATTAGATGTGATGCCTTCCTCTTTAAGCTAGCATTTTCCTACAATCTTACTCCAGTTATCTATGTGTACAGATAGGATATCTTGAATACTGCAAGCAGCGTGGATTCACAAGCTGTTATATATGGGCTTGCCCACCTTTGAAAGGTGAAGATTACATTTTATATTGCCATCCTGAGATTCAGAAGACTCCAAAATCTGACAAACTGCGGGAGTGGTAAGACCATTGATTGACACATATGTTACTCTGCTTACAATGAATTCCTGGTTGCATGATTTCTGATGTCTTCACACTCAGGTACTTAGCCATGCTTCGAAAAGCTACTAAGGAGGAGATTGTTGTTGAGCTTACAAATCTGTATGACCATTTCTTCATTACCATGGGAGAGTGCAAGGCTAAAGTTACCGCTTCTCGTTTGCCTTACTTTGATGGAGATTATTGGCCTGGAGCTGCGGAAGATATGATTAATCAACTGCGTCAAGAAGAAGATGACCGAAAGCTTCAGAAGAAGAGTAAGACAAAGAAAATTATTACAAAAAGAGCTCTTAAAGCTGCTGGCCACACTGATCTCAGTGGAAATGCTTCCAAGGACGCTATGCTGATGCAGAAGGTAAGCTTATGCTCTGGTAATTGTAATACTAGATCTCTCGGAGCCCCCTCTTTTGTGTTTGTGAAATTGTACTTGTTTGTTTCAGTTGGATGACATCTTTCTCATGAATTCGATTTTGATATATGCAGCTTGGGGAAACCATTTATCCAATGAAGGAAGATTTTATTATGGTTCATTTGCAGTATTCTTGTAGTCACTGTTGTATCCTTATGTCGTCTGGAAAACGCTGGGTCTGCCATCAATGCAGAAGTTTTTACATCTGTGACAAGTAAGTCAATTTCATAAACAATTTGACACCTGTGCTATAGAGGCCACATGTACTTATatactattccctccgttcctaaatataagtcttttttgatTCCaatagactacatacgaagcaaaatgagtgaatccacactctaaaatacgtctactAAAAAGCACGGACACGGGGACGGAAAGACGGGGATACGCATACGGGGATACGGGATACGGCATTTTTCAAAAACAGCCATTCGGGGATACGTCGagtatatataaaataaaataaaaatatgccATATAATATACAATTAAGACAGAAAATTAATGAGAAAGagatcataatagaggatattgccCCATTTGGTGTCTCTTTTATCAAGTGATGATTGATTGATCCTCATCCCCCCATGTCATGTTGTCATTGCAAGCTGCATCTATCTTGCAAAACACATCAAACACAGACAGTACAGAAGATTAGAAGACAAGACATAATTGGAAGACAATGCAAGCATGAGaagcagcagcaccaccagcaTAAGCGGCAGCTCAAGCAAGCAGCAGCCAGCAAGCAACCTCCAGCAGCACAAGCAAATCTGAAGGATAAaagaggaagaggttgaggaaagaggagaggggagaggctgCTGGGTTACCTGCGAGGCTGGGGGTAGCACCAGCGGTCGCCGGTCGAATCCaggcgccgccggcggcggcggcttcgagtcaaggcggcggcggcttcgatccaggaggctggcggcgcggggaggcTGGGAGGGAGCACTTCGTCCTTGAGACGAGAGCGTGCGGGAGTTCCTCCAAATAGGTTAGGTATACTGGGTTGGTCCGAGGCTGTTTTGGGCCAGGCCGTGTCCCAAACGTATCCCGCACGTGTCCCAGCGTATCcctatgtttttttcttttttcaaaatCGAAATTCGGGGGATACTGCAAAGTTCGTGTATCCCGGCGTATCCCGCCGTATCCCCGTATCCTGCCGTATCAGAACGGCAGTTCGGCACTTGCAGCCGTGTCCATGCTTTGtagtacgtctatatacatccgtatgtagtccgtattgaaatttCTAAAgagacttatactccctccgtcccaaaataagtgtctcaactttgtactaaagttagtacaaagtttgtactaagcttgagacagagggaatatttaggaacggagggagtatatgtaatCACAGTTGAAATGAAAGCGATCTGTATGTACCAACAAGTTTTGCATTATTGCCCTTTCTCAGGGCCAGGTGCCTCAAATCAAGGCACTTGCATGgaaattatatttattttataaagCAGCAGTTTAAGTTGTAACATTTAACAAATATGTGCCTAAGGACGCTTTGTGTACACACACAAACTACTGTATCCCTACACATCTCGTTGTTGACGCCATGCATGATCCCTGTTCTTTCTGTTGCAACAAATTGTATCCATATCATCAAGATACCCAACAGACCAGGAAACGAGAAAACAAGGCAGATCTGCAAATCTGTTTCTCTTGGCACCCACAAAAACTTTCCACTGCCATTGGCTTCTACTCCTTGCCAATCCCCGGTGGCCATatctcctccccccaccctccttGATCCTATCAGGCCTCTCATGGAGAGGTGCCGTCTCATCAAACGTGTGGCTTAGGAGCAAAGGCTCAGCAGCGGTCATTGTGCAAGCCATGAAACCAGGACCCCGAAGGAGTCAATCTCTCCAGACCCAAGGTGACTTGCAATGAACCGGGGTGACTCTTGGGAACCCC encodes the following:
- the LOC123143696 gene encoding probable histone acetyltransferase HAC-like 1 isoform X2; its protein translation is MNVGQAAHLSGQMSGQGAQMNQVVGGGSGVVGADGMPLPQHQHQQMQDGVGLVAPGVDQQFALMRSNMRDKIYEYIGRKQTSADWRRRLPELAKRLEEILFRKFPSRNEYYNMMRQPVGPQLQFAIKTLSAQNQLNQQNQQMSRQMASSSGYSTMIPTPGITQGASGNSRMSYGTDNMGLSSSGAGMVPQNANMGTSMPGTMSNGYQHLTTSAPLNSTTNSVPSTMGPVGIQRQVTHMIPTPGFSNQQNVPTNSDYSNGTGYFNGESAMTPHMQQQKQFQSNQSSHQIQHIGGHSNSGIHSSMLENSSAFGLSDGHVNGGMGLHGSNTQITNRNAAPEGYMNMSSFGSSPRPLQQQFNQHPTQRISTSVDMGGSGSFYGTGSSALATANNQNMGAANLQSRSRMNSMLLSNQLNMQSIQGQPQIKTEVLDQSEKLNFQPSQLSHEQLLRQQLSMQQHQVQPSSQFVQNQYHLNQQIPNSQHQQAMLRSNSFKQSQLNSSHSMQVSEQGTLPHTELTSSQATEPPALPNFQGQYQQRSAHDNVKGAQVFGHLSGSQNFSASGSHDSQPLLHPNQQLDVSSNDVSYVLKGTQTEQMQQHQWRPQTMEKVPISSNLSLEKQMQDDFCQRAMAQDGAQQPFSSDWRVSGCTVTSVDPALPKLPAGGLEQPTGNINYLRQMRWLLLLFHAKGCSSPLGSCKLPRCVQLQDFVKHLDNCQRKDCPQKKCSKSRMLIEHYKTCVDEQCPVCSNVKKFLRLSAEHASKQKVPEPRKVAQQNMTQRIMNGVDSDIMDIDPVSVESFDGQPSVPKRLKMQPASPNVPEHEILRASNPQVNPGFVLQESHPELLEQNKKTAYMKRELDVKADMRPLQKPVKMGYGADGNVPTARHNVIPTVSNEMKSHVKQEILPVDKGASENVHEVKNETNDSTEATALKSGKPKIKGVSLTELFTPEQINAHIESLRLWVGQSKAKAEKNQLLVSSENENSCQLCKVEKLTFEPPPIYCSPCGARIKRNAPYYTVGSGDTRHFFCIPCYNESRGDTIEVEGQNFLKARFEKKRNDEETEEWWVQCDKCECWQHQICALFNGRRNDGGQAEYTCPNCYSNEVKCGLRMPLPQSAVLGASDLPRTVLSDHIEERLFKRLKWERQSRANNSNCSVDEVAGAEGLVVRVVSSVDKKVEVKPRFLEIFQEDNYPTEFPYKSKAVLLFQKIEGVEVCLFGMYVQEFGADCAYPNQRRVYLSYLDSVKYFRPEIKAATGEALRTFVYHEILIGYLEYCKQRGFTSCYIWACPPLKGEDYILYCHPEIQKTPKSDKLREWYLAMLRKATKEEIVVELTNLYDHFFITMGECKAKVTASRLPYFDGDYWPGAAEDMINQLRQEEDDRKLQKKSKTKKIITKRALKAAGHTDLSGNASKDAMLMQKLGETIYPMKEDFIMVHLQYSCSHCCILMSSGKRWVCHQCRSFYICDKCYSAEQQLDDRERHPSNSRDTHKLHPVDIVGVPEETKDRDDILESEFFDTRQAFLSLCQGNHYQYDTLRRAKHSSMMVLYHLHNPTAPAFVTTCNVCSHDIETGQGWRCEICPDFDVCNGCYQKGAVNHPHKLTNHPSVADRDAQNKEARQMRVQQLRKMLDLLVHASTCRSGSCQYPNCRKVKGLFRHGMQCKTRASGGCALCKKMWYMLQLHARACRDSGCSVPRCRDLKEHLRRLQQQSDSRRRAAVNEMMRQRAAEVATT
- the LOC123143696 gene encoding probable histone acetyltransferase HAC-like 1 isoform X1, giving the protein MNVGQAAHLSGQMSGQGAQMNQVVGGGSGVVGADGMPLPQHQHQQMQDGVGLVAPGVDQQFALMRSNMRDKIYEYIGRKQTSADWRRRLPELAKRLEEILFRKFPSRVYFSISFFFFTSCLDLAKFDLTVPSFWLFEQNEYYNMMRQPVGPQLQFAIKTLSAQNQLNQQNQQMSRQMASSSGYSTMIPTPGITQGASGNSRMSYGTDNMGLSSSGAGMVPQNANMGTSMPGTMSNGYQHLTTSAPLNSTTNSVPSTMGPVGIQRQVTHMIPTPGFSNQQNVPTNSDYSNGTGYFNGESAMTPHMQQQKQFQSNQSSHQIQHIGGHSNSGIHSSMLENSSAFGLSDGHVNGGMGLHGSNTQITNRNAAPEGYMNMSSFGSSPRPLQQQFNQHPTQRISTSVDMGGSGSFYGTGSSALATANNQNMGAANLQSRSRMNSMLLSNQLNMQSIQGQPQIKTEVLDQSEKLNFQPSQLSHEQLLRQQLSMQQHQVQPSSQFVQNQYHLNQQIPNSQHQQAMLRSNSFKQSQLNSSHSMQVSEQGTLPHTELTSSQATEPPALPNFQGQYQQRSAHDNVKGAQVFGHLSGSQNFSASGSHDSQPLLHPNQQLDVSSNDVSYVLKGTQTEQMQQHQWRPQTMEKVPISSNLSLEKQMQDDFCQRAMAQDGAQQPFSSDWRVSGCTVTSVDPALPKLPAGGLEQPTGNINYLRQMRWLLLLFHAKGCSSPLGSCKLPRCVQLQDFVKHLDNCQRKDCPQKKCSKSRMLIEHYKTCVDEQCPVCSNVKKFLRLSAEHASKQKVPEPRKVAQQNMTQRIMNGVDSDIMDIDPVSVESFDGQPSVPKRLKMQPASPNVPEHEILRASNPQVNPGFVLQESHPELLEQNKKTAYMKRELDVKADMRPLQKPVKMGYGADGNVPTARHNVIPTVSNEMKSHVKQEILPVDKGASENVHEVKNETNDSTEATALKSGKPKIKGVSLTELFTPEQINAHIESLRLWVGQSKAKAEKNQLLVSSENENSCQLCKVEKLTFEPPPIYCSPCGARIKRNAPYYTVGSGDTRHFFCIPCYNESRGDTIEVEGQNFLKARFEKKRNDEETEEWWVQCDKCECWQHQICALFNGRRNDGGQAEYTCPNCYSNEVKCGLRMPLPQSAVLGASDLPRTVLSDHIEERLFKRLKWERQSRANNSNCSVDEVAGAEGLVVRVVSSVDKKVEVKPRFLEIFQEDNYPTEFPYKSKAVLLFQKIEGVEVCLFGMYVQEFGADCAYPNQRRVYLSYLDSVKYFRPEIKAATGEALRTFVYHEILIGYLEYCKQRGFTSCYIWACPPLKGEDYILYCHPEIQKTPKSDKLREWYLAMLRKATKEEIVVELTNLYDHFFITMGECKAKVTASRLPYFDGDYWPGAAEDMINQLRQEEDDRKLQKKSKTKKIITKRALKAAGHTDLSGNASKDAMLMQKLGETIYPMKEDFIMVHLQYSCSHCCILMSSGKRWVCHQCRSFYICDKCYSAEQQLDDRERHPSNSRDTHKLHPVDIVGVPEETKDRDDILESEFFDTRQAFLSLCQGNHYQYDTLRRAKHSSMMVLYHLHNPTAPAFVTTCNVCSHDIETGQGWRCEICPDFDVCNGCYQKGAVNHPHKLTNHPSVADRDAQNKEARQMRVQQLRKMLDLLVHASTCRSGSCQYPNCRKVKGLFRHGMQCKTRASGGCALCKKMWYMLQLHARACRDSGCSVPRCRDLKEHLRRLQQQSDSRRRAAVNEMMRQRAAEVATT